The Portunus trituberculatus isolate SZX2019 chromosome 19, ASM1759143v1, whole genome shotgun sequence genome contains a region encoding:
- the LOC123506137 gene encoding NPC intracellular cholesterol transporter 2 homolog a-like, translating to MALRLAFLAAALALTAATNVQDCGSTATIRNLIITDCAVPPCHFERGTNITVDIDFKNNEASSKLTTKVTATLAGIEFPWTGADPNGCDNLTKGSCPLEVGEESHYKASAPVLQSYPSVSVIVTWKLVADSGKTTICFTVPVTVV from the exons ATGGCACTCCGTTTGGCTTTCCTTGCTGCTGCCCTGGCTCTCACTGCAGCCACCAATGTGCAGGATTGTG GCTCCACTGCAACCATCAGGAACTTAATAATCACCGACTGTGCTGTTCCTCCCTGCCACTTTGAGCGGGGCACAAATATAACAGTGGACATTGACTTCAAGAACA ACGAAGCCAGCAGCAAGCTCACCACCAAGGTCACAGCAACCCTCGCTGGGATAGAGTTTCCATGGACAGGAGCTGACCCCAATGGCTGTGACAACCTCACCAAGGGAAGCTGCCCCCTGGAGGTTGGGGAGGAGAGCCACTACAAAGCCTCAGCTCCTGTTCTCCAGTCATATCCATCT GTGAGCGTCATTGTTACCTGGAAGCTGGTCGCTGACTCTGGGAAGACTACCATCTGCTTCACTGTTCCTGTGACTGTCGTCTAG